One stretch of Danio rerio strain Tuebingen ecotype United States chromosome 6, GRCz12tu, whole genome shotgun sequence DNA includes these proteins:
- the chrna1 gene encoding acetylcholine receptor subunit alpha precursor: MNYFILILPILPYLYGPAVCSEDETRLVKTLFTGYNKVVRPVSHFKDPVVVTVGLQLIQLISVDEVNQIVTSNVRLKQQWKDVHLQWNPDDYGGIRKIRIPSTDLWKPDLVLYNNADGDFAIVHETKVLLEHTGMITWTPPAIFKSYCEIVVLHFPFDLQNCSMKLGTWTYDGNLVIINPDSDRPDLSNFMESGEWVMKDYRSWKHWVYYACCPDTPYLDITYHFLLLRLPLYFIVNVIIPCMLFSFLTGLVFYLPTDSGEKMTLSISVLLSLTVFLLVIVELIPSTSSAVPLIGKYMLFTMIFVIASIIITVIVINTHHRSPSTHIMPAWVRKIFIDTIPNMMFFSTMKRPSQERQEKRLFPADFDISDISGKPMPASVTYHSPITKNPDVRSAIEGVKYIADTMKSDEESNNAAEEWKFVAMVLDHILLCVFMAVCIIGTLGVFAGRLIELSML, from the exons ATGAATTACTTCATATTGATTTTGCCTATTTTGCCTTACCTCTACG GACCAGCAGTCTGCTCAGAAGATGAGACCAGATTAGTAAAGACTCTGTTTACCGGATATAACAAGGTTGTTCGTCCTGTTAGCCATTTTAAGGATCCAGTGGTAGTTACTGTGGGGCTGCAACTCATTCAGCTGATCAGCGTG GATGAAGTTAATCAGATTGTCACCAGTAATGTACGGCTAAAGCAG CAATGGAAGGATGTGCATCTGCAGTGGAATCCGGACGATTACGGAGGCATCAGGAAGATCAGGATCCCCTCGACCGACCTCTGGAAACCCGATTTAGTGCTTTATAACAA TGCTGATGGAGATTTTGCCATTGTTCACGAGACAAAGGTCTTGTTGGAGCACACCGGCATGATAACGTGGACTCCACCAGCGATCTTCAAGAGCTACTGTGAGATCGTGGTGCTTCACTTTCCCTTCGACCTGCAGAACTGCAGCATGAAACTGGGAACCTGGACCTATGATGGCAACCTTGTGATCATCAACCCA GACAGCGACAGGCCGGACCTCAGTAATTTCATGGAGAGCGGCGAGTGGGTGATGAAGGACTACAGGAGCTGGAAACACTGGGTTTATTACGCTTGCTGTCCTGATACGCCATACCTTGACATCACATATCACTTCCTGCTGTTGCGTTTGCCACTCTACTTCATCGTGAACGTCATCATCCCCTGCATGCTGTTCTCCTTCCTCACCGGGCTTGTGTTTTACCTGCCCACAGACTCTG gtgagaAGATGACCCTCAGCATCTCTGTCCTGCTCTCTCTGACTGTGTTCTTGCTGGTGATCGTCGAGTTGATCCCGTCCACCTCCAGTGCCGTTCCACTCATCGGCAAATACATGCTCTTCACCATGATCTTCGTCATCGCTTCCATCATAATCACTGTGATCGTCATCAACACACACCACCGCTCGCCCAGCACACACATCATGCCTGCCTGGGTCCGGAAG ATCTTCATCGACACCATTCCAAACATGATGTTTTTCTCCACCATGAAGCGACCCTCCCAGGAACGCCAGGAAAAGCGTCTCTTTCCCGCTGACTTTGACATCTCTGACATTTCAGGGAAACCCATGCCAGCCTCCGTCACTTACCACTCTCCCATAACCAAAAATCCCGATGTACGCAGTGCTATTGAGGGCGTCAAATACATCGCAGACACCATGAAGAGCGACGAGGAGTCCAACAAC
- the atp5mc3b gene encoding ATP synthase membrane subunit c locus 3b, producing MYACAKFVSTPALVRSGSRALYRPLSASVLSRPDVSSAEASPAFLPQTAGSQVAVRGFQTSAISRDIDTAAKFIGAGAATVGVAGSGAGIGTVFGSLIIGYARNPSLKQQLFSYAILGFALSEAMGLFCLMVAFLILFAM from the exons ATGTACGCCTGTGCAAAGTTCGTGTCCACACCCGCACTG GTCCGCTCTGGTTCAAGGGCGCTGTACAGACCACTCTCTGCGTCTGTGCTCTCCAGGCCAGATGTCAGCTCTGCAGAG GCCAGCCCAGCCTTTCTGCCACAGACTGCCGGCTCCCAGGTTGCAGTTCGGGGCTTTCAGACAAGCGCCATAAGCCGTGACATCGACACAGCCGCCAAGTTCATTGGTGCTGGAGCCGCCACTGTGGGAGTGGCAGGTTCAGGAGCTGGAATCGGAACAGTGTTCGGCAGTCTCATTATCGGATATGCCAG GAACCCATCTCTGAAGCAGCAGTTGTTCTCATATGCTATCTTGGGATTTGCCCTGTCCGAGGCTATGGGTCTCTTCTGTTTGATGGTGGCTTTCCTCATCCTGTTTGCCATGTAA
- the lnpk gene encoding endoplasmic reticulum junction formation protein lunapark-B isoform X1, whose product MGAIISRWKTKPSTVELLESLDKDIKDLEEFRAKNQRLLKLWVGRLLFYSSALYLLTCLCVYYLYFPQQWGARLITALPLLAFPALVLLLRKVLIFLFSKRTERNNDKLEDLKTQKRKILEEVMETETYKNAKLILERFDPESKKKAEAEATPVRPHMTPRPGQELRQRHIAMATPGPVLGPMSPGTTPLRTAPGGPPEKGLAGSASTPAGASQAETPQQMMRRSMNPYSPGPGSGMRPPGPPLARPILPRERGAVDRVIEYLVGDGPQNRYALICQQCFSHNGMALKEEFEFVAFRCAYCYFMNPARKTRPQAPRLPEFSFERRLRSESPETQSSAATETPEDSDAPEDRIVSARSTRVSHSGTPWSKVHSFERIHTDDMERTTSADPQNPAADEAPVLQESETEESQPQDVPREEAEALEEQKKEDESN is encoded by the exons GACATAAAGGATCTGGAGGAGTTTCGTGCAAAGAACCAGCGTTTGCTGAAGTTATGGGTCGGCCGGCTTCTCTTCTACTCATCTGCTCTGTACCTGCTgacatgtctgtgtgtttattacCTGTACTTCCCCCAGCAGTGGGGCGCTCGGCTCATCACTGCCCTGCCTCTGCTGGCCTTTCCTGCACT AGTTTTACTACTACGAAAAGTGCTCATTTTCCTGTTCTCCAAACGCACAGAGAGAAACA atgacaaattggAAGATTTAAAAACGCAAAAACGGAAAATA CTTGAGGAGGTGATGGAAACGGAGACCTACAAAAATGCTAAGCTCATACTGGAGAGATTTGATCCTGAGTCTAAAAAGAAAGCA GAAGCAGAAGCCACTCCAGTCAGACCCCACATGACCCCTAGACCAGgacaag AGCTACGGCAGAGGCATATTGCCATGGCTACTCCAGGCCCAGTACTCGGCCCTATGTCTCCGGGAACCACACCTCTCCGTACCGCCCCAGGAGGACCTCCAGAGAAAGGGTTAGCTGGGTCTGCATCCACCCCTGCTGGAGCCAGTCAAGCAGAAACACCACAACAAATGATGAGAAGAAGCATGAATCCATATTCTCCAGGACCTGGATCAG GTATGCGTCCCCCTGGCCCACCTCTCGCTCGACCCATCCTTCCACGAGAGCGTGGCGCTGTGGACAGAGTCATTGAGTATCTGGTGGGAGATGGACCTCAAAACAG ATATGCGTTGATTTGCCAGCAGTGTTTTTCCCACAACGGTATGGCTTTGAAGGAGGAATTTGAGTTTGTAG CTTTCCGTTGTGCTTATTGCTACTTCATGAACCCTGCGAGAAAAACACGTCCCCAGGCCCCCAGGCTCCCAGAATTCAGTTTTGAGCGCAGGCTGCGCTCTGAATCTCCTGAAACGCAATCTTCTGCCGCCACAGAGACACCGGAGGACAGCGACGCCCCTGAAG accGTATTGTCTCGGCTCGCTCCACTCGTGTTTCTCACTCTGGCACCCCCTGGAGTAAAGTTCATAGTTTCGAGAGAATTCACACAG aCGACATGGAAAGAACTACATCAGCTGACCCTCAGAACCCAGCAGCCGATGAGGCGCCTGTCCTGCAGGAATCAGAAACTGAAGAGTCACAGCCTCAGGACGTCCCGCGTGAAGAGGCTGAAGCCCTGGAGGAACAAAAGAAAGAGGATGAATCAAACTAA
- the lnpk gene encoding endoplasmic reticulum junction formation protein lunapark-B isoform X4 → MGAIISRWKTKPSTVELLESLDKDIKDLEEFRAKNQRLLKLWVGRLLFYSSALYLLTCLCVYYLYFPQQWGARLITALPLLAFPALVLLLRKVLIFLFSKRTERNNDKLEDLKTQKRKILEEVMETETYKNAKLILERFDPESKKKAEAEATPVRPHMTPRPGQELRQRHIAMATPGPVLGPMSPGTTPLRTAPGGPPEKGLAGSASTPAGASQAETPQQMMRRSMNPYSPGPGSGMRPPGPPLARPILPRERGAVDRVIEYLVGDGPQNRYALICQQCFSHNGMALKEEFEFVAFRCAYCYFMNPARKTRPQAPRLPEFSFERRLRSESPETQSSAATETPEDSDAPEDDMERTTSADPQNPAADEAPVLQESETEESQPQDVPREEAEALEEQKKEDESN, encoded by the exons GACATAAAGGATCTGGAGGAGTTTCGTGCAAAGAACCAGCGTTTGCTGAAGTTATGGGTCGGCCGGCTTCTCTTCTACTCATCTGCTCTGTACCTGCTgacatgtctgtgtgtttattacCTGTACTTCCCCCAGCAGTGGGGCGCTCGGCTCATCACTGCCCTGCCTCTGCTGGCCTTTCCTGCACT AGTTTTACTACTACGAAAAGTGCTCATTTTCCTGTTCTCCAAACGCACAGAGAGAAACA atgacaaattggAAGATTTAAAAACGCAAAAACGGAAAATA CTTGAGGAGGTGATGGAAACGGAGACCTACAAAAATGCTAAGCTCATACTGGAGAGATTTGATCCTGAGTCTAAAAAGAAAGCA GAAGCAGAAGCCACTCCAGTCAGACCCCACATGACCCCTAGACCAGgacaag AGCTACGGCAGAGGCATATTGCCATGGCTACTCCAGGCCCAGTACTCGGCCCTATGTCTCCGGGAACCACACCTCTCCGTACCGCCCCAGGAGGACCTCCAGAGAAAGGGTTAGCTGGGTCTGCATCCACCCCTGCTGGAGCCAGTCAAGCAGAAACACCACAACAAATGATGAGAAGAAGCATGAATCCATATTCTCCAGGACCTGGATCAG GTATGCGTCCCCCTGGCCCACCTCTCGCTCGACCCATCCTTCCACGAGAGCGTGGCGCTGTGGACAGAGTCATTGAGTATCTGGTGGGAGATGGACCTCAAAACAG ATATGCGTTGATTTGCCAGCAGTGTTTTTCCCACAACGGTATGGCTTTGAAGGAGGAATTTGAGTTTGTAG CTTTCCGTTGTGCTTATTGCTACTTCATGAACCCTGCGAGAAAAACACGTCCCCAGGCCCCCAGGCTCCCAGAATTCAGTTTTGAGCGCAGGCTGCGCTCTGAATCTCCTGAAACGCAATCTTCTGCCGCCACAGAGACACCGGAGGACAGCGACGCCCCTGAAG aCGACATGGAAAGAACTACATCAGCTGACCCTCAGAACCCAGCAGCCGATGAGGCGCCTGTCCTGCAGGAATCAGAAACTGAAGAGTCACAGCCTCAGGACGTCCCGCGTGAAGAGGCTGAAGCCCTGGAGGAACAAAAGAAAGAGGATGAATCAAACTAA
- the lnpk gene encoding endoplasmic reticulum junction formation protein lunapark-B isoform X2 — MGAIISRWKTKPSTVELLESLDKDIKDLEEFRAKNQRLLKLWVGRLLFYSSALYLLTCLCVYYLYFPQQWGARLITALPLLAFPALVLLLRKVLIFLFSKRTERNNDKLEDLKTQKRKILEEVMETETYKNAKLILERFDPESKKKAEAEATPVRPHMTPRPGQELRQRHIAMATPGPVLGPMSPGTTPLRTAPGGPPEKGLAGSASTPAGASQAETPQQMMRRSMNPYSPGPGSGMRPPGPPLARPILPRERGAVDRVIEYLVGDGPQNRYALICQQCFSHNGMALKEEFEFVAFRCAYCYFMNPARKTRPQAPRLPEFSFERRLRSESPETQSSAATETPEDSDAPEDRIVSARSTRVSHSGTPWSKVHSFERIHTGPRTDSQTHTTYTYTTIESFRLKRALSVLRQSPGEPCSGTPPPIGPGLAN, encoded by the exons GACATAAAGGATCTGGAGGAGTTTCGTGCAAAGAACCAGCGTTTGCTGAAGTTATGGGTCGGCCGGCTTCTCTTCTACTCATCTGCTCTGTACCTGCTgacatgtctgtgtgtttattacCTGTACTTCCCCCAGCAGTGGGGCGCTCGGCTCATCACTGCCCTGCCTCTGCTGGCCTTTCCTGCACT AGTTTTACTACTACGAAAAGTGCTCATTTTCCTGTTCTCCAAACGCACAGAGAGAAACA atgacaaattggAAGATTTAAAAACGCAAAAACGGAAAATA CTTGAGGAGGTGATGGAAACGGAGACCTACAAAAATGCTAAGCTCATACTGGAGAGATTTGATCCTGAGTCTAAAAAGAAAGCA GAAGCAGAAGCCACTCCAGTCAGACCCCACATGACCCCTAGACCAGgacaag AGCTACGGCAGAGGCATATTGCCATGGCTACTCCAGGCCCAGTACTCGGCCCTATGTCTCCGGGAACCACACCTCTCCGTACCGCCCCAGGAGGACCTCCAGAGAAAGGGTTAGCTGGGTCTGCATCCACCCCTGCTGGAGCCAGTCAAGCAGAAACACCACAACAAATGATGAGAAGAAGCATGAATCCATATTCTCCAGGACCTGGATCAG GTATGCGTCCCCCTGGCCCACCTCTCGCTCGACCCATCCTTCCACGAGAGCGTGGCGCTGTGGACAGAGTCATTGAGTATCTGGTGGGAGATGGACCTCAAAACAG ATATGCGTTGATTTGCCAGCAGTGTTTTTCCCACAACGGTATGGCTTTGAAGGAGGAATTTGAGTTTGTAG CTTTCCGTTGTGCTTATTGCTACTTCATGAACCCTGCGAGAAAAACACGTCCCCAGGCCCCCAGGCTCCCAGAATTCAGTTTTGAGCGCAGGCTGCGCTCTGAATCTCCTGAAACGCAATCTTCTGCCGCCACAGAGACACCGGAGGACAGCGACGCCCCTGAAG accGTATTGTCTCGGCTCGCTCCACTCGTGTTTCTCACTCTGGCACCCCCTGGAGTAAAGTTCATAGTTTCGAGAGAATTCACACAGGTCCCAGAACcgactcacagacacacactactTACACATACACTACCATTGAAAG tttcaggcttaaGCGCGCTTTGAGCGTGCTGCGCCAAAGCCCAGgtgaaccgtgctctggcacacctcctccaatcgggccagggctggccaactga
- the lnpk gene encoding endoplasmic reticulum junction formation protein lunapark-B isoform X3, translating into MGAIISRWKTKPSTVELLESLDKDIKDLEEFRAKNQRLLKLWVGRLLFYSSALYLLTCLCVYYLYFPQQWGARLITALPLLAFPALVLLLRKVLIFLFSKRTERNNDKLEDLKTQKRKILEEVMETETYKNAKLILERFDPESKKKAEAEATPVRPHMTPRPGQELRQRHIAMATPGPVLGPMSPGTTPLRTAPGGPPEKGLAGSASTPAGASQAETPQQMMRRSMNPYSPGPGSGMRPPGPPLARPILPRERGAVDRVIEYLVGDGPQNRYALICQQCFSHNGMALKEEFEFVAFRCAYCYFMNPARKTRPQAPRLPEFSFERRLRSESPETQSSAATETPEDSDAPEDRIVSARSTRVSHSGTPWSKVHSFERIHTGPRTDSQTHTTYTYTTIESN; encoded by the exons GACATAAAGGATCTGGAGGAGTTTCGTGCAAAGAACCAGCGTTTGCTGAAGTTATGGGTCGGCCGGCTTCTCTTCTACTCATCTGCTCTGTACCTGCTgacatgtctgtgtgtttattacCTGTACTTCCCCCAGCAGTGGGGCGCTCGGCTCATCACTGCCCTGCCTCTGCTGGCCTTTCCTGCACT AGTTTTACTACTACGAAAAGTGCTCATTTTCCTGTTCTCCAAACGCACAGAGAGAAACA atgacaaattggAAGATTTAAAAACGCAAAAACGGAAAATA CTTGAGGAGGTGATGGAAACGGAGACCTACAAAAATGCTAAGCTCATACTGGAGAGATTTGATCCTGAGTCTAAAAAGAAAGCA GAAGCAGAAGCCACTCCAGTCAGACCCCACATGACCCCTAGACCAGgacaag AGCTACGGCAGAGGCATATTGCCATGGCTACTCCAGGCCCAGTACTCGGCCCTATGTCTCCGGGAACCACACCTCTCCGTACCGCCCCAGGAGGACCTCCAGAGAAAGGGTTAGCTGGGTCTGCATCCACCCCTGCTGGAGCCAGTCAAGCAGAAACACCACAACAAATGATGAGAAGAAGCATGAATCCATATTCTCCAGGACCTGGATCAG GTATGCGTCCCCCTGGCCCACCTCTCGCTCGACCCATCCTTCCACGAGAGCGTGGCGCTGTGGACAGAGTCATTGAGTATCTGGTGGGAGATGGACCTCAAAACAG ATATGCGTTGATTTGCCAGCAGTGTTTTTCCCACAACGGTATGGCTTTGAAGGAGGAATTTGAGTTTGTAG CTTTCCGTTGTGCTTATTGCTACTTCATGAACCCTGCGAGAAAAACACGTCCCCAGGCCCCCAGGCTCCCAGAATTCAGTTTTGAGCGCAGGCTGCGCTCTGAATCTCCTGAAACGCAATCTTCTGCCGCCACAGAGACACCGGAGGACAGCGACGCCCCTGAAG accGTATTGTCTCGGCTCGCTCCACTCGTGTTTCTCACTCTGGCACCCCCTGGAGTAAAGTTCATAGTTTCGAGAGAATTCACACAGGTCCCAGAACcgactcacagacacacactactTACACATACACTACCATTGAAAG taattag